In Rutidosis leptorrhynchoides isolate AG116_Rl617_1_P2 chromosome 2, CSIRO_AGI_Rlap_v1, whole genome shotgun sequence, one genomic interval encodes:
- the LOC139890499 gene encoding CRS2-associated factor 1, chloroplastic produces MALTLKTTIQFPILSPPPPSHHNHRHHHRLATVIRFSRWNNANAQKFTRHELTQQQIEDQLRFQKRFESASRIADLQPTTSTPPAYKSTGTPSSPSRPSIPGKKSKYSKPPKNQNPDHSSHPAFKRIVKIRKLPDKYEDETCINVGDKGLSYVIPEAPFEFQYSYTETPKVKPLKLREPPIAPFGPGTMPRPWTGKKPLPPSKKKVDFDSFMLPPPHKKGVKPVQAPGPFLPGSGPKYVQSRDEVLGEPLTKEEIDALIKGCLKSQRQLNMGRDGLTHNMLDNIHAHWKRRRVCKIKCKGVCTVDMDNVRQQLEEKTGGKIIYSKGGVVYLFRGRNYNYKTRPVFPLMLWKPITPVYPRLIQRVPEGLTLQEASEMRTKGRQLIPICKLGKNGVYCDLVNNVREAFETCDLVRVNCEGMNGSDYRRIGAKLKDLVPCVLVSFEQEHILMWRGRDWKSMFTHENEPQTASNINTDDDDDVDSLLPSESSPDYSTEDEHELDEITLSTLDNIDNNRNVSPDDSEDNELENKSNQDCLEGVMSLLKQAVQDGIAVVLEDPCTDADMAYAKAVAFAQNAVPGPTFRLHRLKKVAVPTTETQETEGTVRNEVVTVYERKQGDKRSSPRTRKKDSKENYLDIVPQATLRVDELAKLLG; encoded by the exons ATGGCTCTAACTCTGAAAACCACAATCCAGTTCCCAATTTTATCTCCACCACCACCATCTCATCAcaaccaccgccaccaccaccgtctAGCCACCGTAATCCGATTTTCACGGTGGAACAACGCAAACGCCCAAAAATTTACCCGTCATGAACTAACACAACAGCAAATTGAAGACCAATTACGTTTCCAAAAACGCTTCGAATCCGCCTCAAGAATCGCCGATCTCCAACCAACTACCAGCACTCCTCCGGCGTACAAGTCCACCGGAACTCCGTCATCACCTTCCCGCCCTTCAATTCCCGGTAAAAAATCAAAATACTCAAAACCCCCAAAAAACCAAAACCCTGACCATAGCTCTCACCCTGCATTTAAACGAATTGTCAAAATTAGAAAACTTCCTGATAAATATGAAGATGAAACATGTATTAATGTAGGTGATAAAGGACTATCATATGTTATACCTGAAGCACCATTTGAATTTCAATATAGTTATACAGAAACCCCAAAAGTTAAACCTTTAAAGCTTCGGGAGCCTCCGATAGCACCGTTTGGGCCGGGGACAATGCCACGGCCTTGGACAGGAAAAAAACCATTGCCACCAAGCAAAAAAAAGGTGGATTTTGATTCATTTATGTTACCTCCACCACATAAGAAAGGTGTTAAACCGGTTCAAGCTCCAGGACCATTTTTACCTGGGTCGGGTCCAAAGTATGTACAGTCAAGAGATGAGGTGTTGGGGGAGCCCTTGACTAAGGAGGAAATTGATGCTCTTATCAAAGGGTGCTTGAAATCACAAAGGCAGTTGAATATGG GGAGAGATGGTTTGACACACAATATGTTGGACAATATTCATGCTCATTGGAAACGAAGGAGGGTCTGCAAGATAAAATGTAAAGGTGTATGCACTGTTGACATGGACAATGTACGCCAACAACTAGAG GAGAAGACAGGAGGAAAAATAATATATAGTAAAGGAGGAGTTGTGTATCTTTTCAGGGGTAGAAATTATAATTACAAAACTCGCCCTGTCTTTCCTCTTATGCTATGGAAGCCAATTACCCCTGTTTATCCGAGACTCATCCAACGGGTCCCAGAGGGGCTAACACTACAAGAAGCAAGTGAAATGCGCACTAAAGGCCGACAATTGATCCCAATATGCAAGCTTG GGAAAAACGGTGTTTATTGTGATCTTGTCAATAATGTTCGAGAGGCATTTGAAACATGCGATTTAGTGCGAGTTAATTGTGAAGGGATGAATGGGAGTGACTACCGCAGGATTGGTGCAAAACTAAAG GATCTTGTCCCCTGTGTGCTGGTTTCATTTGAGCAAGAACACATACTCATGTGGAGAGGAAGAGATTGGAAATCAATGTTCACACACGAAAACGAGCCTCAGACAGCTTCTAATATAAatactgatgacgatgatgatgtagATTCACTTTTACCGTCAGAATCATCACCTGATTATTCGACTGAAGACGAGCATGAGCTAGATGAAATTACATTATCTACCCTCGATAACATTGATAACAACAGAAATGTATCTCCCGATGATAGTGAAGACAATGAATTAGAAAATAAAAGTAATCAAGATTGTTTAGAGGGGGTGATGTCACTCTTAAAGCAGGCAGTACAAGATGGAATTGCGGTGGTTCTCGAAGATCCGTGTACAGATGCTGACATGGCATATGCAAAGGCGGTTGCTTTTGCACAAAATGCAGTACCTGGTCCAACTTTTAGACTGCATCGGCTTAAAAAGGTTGCAGTGCCAACCACTGAGACGCAAGAAACTGAAGGCACTGTTAGGAATGAGGTAGTAACAGTTTATGAGCGTAAACAGGGTGATAAAAGAAGTAGTCCTAGAACTCGAAAGAAGGATTCGAAGGAGAATTATCTTGACATAGTTCCACAAGCGACTTTAAGAGTCGATGAATTGGCCAAGCTGCTAGGTTAA
- the LOC139890500 gene encoding ninja-family protein mc410-like: MEDDNRLDLSLSLPCGGPSDDVKGKTSTDLEVRVDEADRGSKLIDDFKNFLDGSNHKEESTVGFQGSSQSKPDENLFYDLSKGPANLGASSNVNNGGFWGKNDGKSAESVEDRKHEGGGKRKNVFDEMNNHNHKRHDNKDIYVAGLHVKAARTPHVPITTDEGSTAENEDVADSEAEGSTSKVSLHRDDPPKSHTASVGLSEGGNEGHRRFTVSSDKEFKIGHMSHGVPFLGQPANILNMPYSLSVKESNSIPASQSNQVMASGSSNRPVNQQPVIPANLPLMYAYSPNQLPTVEAAATSVVAPKPNERAKGDNTHAKEEGSSMHTEGDMKGTNGINHSKEEAFPAEYPAIRPGIAAQLKFGGSGSSPNLPWVSTTGPGPNGKTISGVTYRYTGTQIRIVCACHGSHMSPEEFVQHASEQQPNLNGGGSSSSSLAAFPNGNPAASAQN, encoded by the exons ATGGAGGATGATAATCGGCTTGATCTGAGTTTATCACTACCTTGTGGTGGGCCATCTGATGATGTAAAGGGTAAGACCAGTACCGATTTGGAGGTGAGGGTGGATGAAGCTGATAGGGGTAGCAAATTGATTGACGATTTTAAGAACTTTCTAGATGGTTCTAATCATAAGGAAGAGTCCACTGTGGGTTTTCAGGGGAGTAGTCAGTCGAAACCAGACGAGAATCTCTTTTACGATCTTTCAAAGGGACCTGCTAATTTGGGTGCATCGTCAAACGTGAACAATGGTGGCTTCTGGGGTAAAAATGATGGTAAATCGGCTGAATCTGTTGAAGACAGGAAACATGAGGGAGGTGGCAAGCGTAAaaatgtgtttgatgaaatgaacaATCATAATCATAAACGACATGATAATAAAGACATTTATGTTGCTGGTTTGCATGTCAAGGCAGCAAGGACACCACATGTTCCCATTACTACTGATGAAGGTTCAACCGCTGAAAACGAGGACGTGGCTGATTCTGAAGCCGAGGGCTCCACCTCAAAGGTTTCTCTGCATCGCGATGATCCACCAAAAAGTCACACTGCGAGTGTTGGTTTATCTGAAGGCGGTAATGAAGGTCACAGGAGATTTACTGTTTCATCTGACAAAGAATTTAAAATTGGGCACATGTCACATGGTGTCCCGTTTTTGGGGCAACCTGCAAATATCTTGAATATGCCATATTCTTTGTCGGTCAAGGAGTCAAACTCCATCCCTGCGAGTCAAAGTAATCAAGTCATGGCTTCTGGAAGTAGCAATAGACCAGTAAACCAGCAACCTGTGATTCCTGCAAACTTGCCTTTGATGTATGCTTACTCTCCTAACCAGTTGCCGACAGTAGAGGCAG CGGCCACTTCAGTAGTTGCACCTAAACCAAATGAACGAGCAAAGGGCGACAATACACATGCGAAAGAAGAAGGGTCATCTATGCATACAGAAGGGGATATGAAGGGCACAAATGGAATCAACCATTCAAAAGAAGAAGCCTTTCCTGCAGAATATCCAGCTATAAGGCCTGGTATAGCTGCACAACTTAAATTTGGCGGAAGTGGATCGTCTCCAAATTTACCATGGGTTTCCACAACGGGTCCTGGTCCTAATGGGAAAACCATATCAGGCGTTACGTATAGATACACAGGGACACAAATTCGGATTGTTTGTGCTTGCCATGGGTCCCACATGTCACCCGAGGAATTTGTTCAGCATGCTAGTGAACAACAACCTAATCTAAATGGTGGCGGCAGCAGCAGCTCCAGTTTAGCAGCGTTTCCTAATGGCAACCCTGCTGCCTCTGCTCAAAATTGA
- the LOC139890501 gene encoding E3 ubiquitin-protein ligase ATL42-like: MNSPSTHSPEFILIPANRQKTLICIVTFLTILPTSTLSQNENDSSYFNKSSDSVTKFEPSLAIVIGALSIVFSLTFVALIYAKFCHISTSFHHEENLGNLSRTRSRLSGIDKAIIESLPFFKFSTLKGWKQGLECSVCLSTFEDVEVLRLLPKCKHVFHIDCIDQWLEKHTSCPLCRFEVVKEDIALFMHSNSLRFNVSESSNLGLFIEREGSSRFGTYIENDQDELNFHKFNHRIMICDDHDPMMLKTRWSNVNSSDLLFLKSEMITCVSSDRFDNHLSLEIEGGDRETEDEAVEFGGRRSVSEITVHPRFLEGEVRVEDERLRRLWLPIARKTVEQFANRKLDYVSEWSTTSK, translated from the coding sequence ATGAATTCTCCCTCAACTCACTCGCCGGAATTCATCTTAATTCCGGCAAACCGACAAAAAACACTCATTTGTATCGTAACGTTTCTCACCATTCTTCCAACTTCAACACTTTCACAAAACGAAAATGATTCAAGTTATTTCAATAAATCATCTGATTCCGTCACTAAATTTGAACCTAGTTTAGCCATCGTCATTGGAGCTCTCTCCATCGTGTTTTCGTTAACATTTGTAGCTTTAATCTATGCAAAATTTTGTCATATATCAACTTCTTTTCATCATGAAGAAAACCTTGGTAACCTTTCTCGAACAAGATCAAGATTATCAGGAATCGATAAAGCAATCATTGAATCACTTCCCTTCTTCAAGTTCTCGACTCTAAAAGGATGGAAACAAGGGTTAGAATGTTCGGTTTGTTTGTCCACATTTGAAGATGTGGAAGTTCTTCGACTTTTACCCAAATGTAAGCACGTTTTTCACATCGATTGTATTGATCAATGGCTTGAGAAACACACTAGTTGTCCACTTTGTAGGTTTGAAGTTGTAAAGGAAGATATTGCCCTTTTTATGCATTCGAATTCTTTGAGGTTTAATGTATCCGAATCTTCGAATCTTGGGCTATTTATAGAAAGAGAAGGCTCTTCAAGATTTGGAACATACATCGAAAATGATCAAGATGAATTAAACTTTCATAAATTCAATCATCGGATCATGATATGTGATGATCATGATCCGATGATGTTGAAGACAAGATGGAGCAATGTGAACTCATCtgatcttctctttttaaaatccGAGATGATTACTTGTGTGTCAAGTGATCGCTTTGATAATCATTTGAGTTTAGAAATCGAGGGTGGTGATCGGGAGACCGAAGATGAAGCCGTTGAATTTGGGGGGAGAAGATCGGTATCGGAGATTACGGTTCACCCAAGATTTCTTGAAGGTGAAGTTAGGGTTGAGGATGAAAGATTAAGAAGATTGTGGTTACCTATTGCAAGAAAAACTGTTGAACAATTTGCTAATAGGAAACTCGATTATGTTTCTGAGTGGTCAACGACTAGCAAATGA